Below is a genomic region from Methanomassiliicoccus sp..
CGCGGCGACGATGTTCTTGGCGATGTATCGGCACATATAGGCAGCGGAACGGTCCACCTTGGTGGGGTCCTTACCTGAGAACGCGCCGCCTCCGTGGCGGCCCATGCCCCCGTAGGTGTCCACTATGATCTTGCGTCCGGTGAGGCCGCTGTCCCCGCTGGGTCCACCGATGACGAACCTGCCCGTGGGATTGATGTGGTACTTGGTCTTGCCGTCGACCCACTTCCCACATATCGGCTTGATCACCTTCTCCTTTATGGCCTTCTCGATGATAGCGTGCACCTTCGCATCGTCGGCCTCGCCATTGATCTCCGGCGCGTGCTGTGTGGACACCACCACGGTGTCTATCCTCTTGGGCACACCGTCCTCGTACTCAACGGTCACCTGGGTCTTGCCATCGGGCCTCAGCCACGGCAGCGTCCCCTCCTTGCGGAGCTTGGCTAGCTGCATGGCCAGCTTCTGGGCCATGAGAATGGGGAGAGGCATCAGCTCCGGGGTCTCATCGGTGGCGTATCCGAACATGAGCCCCTGGTCCCCTGCGCCGGTAGCGAGCTTCTTGCCCTTCTTCTCGCGGCAGACGCCCATGTTTATGTCCAGGGACTGATCGTGGAGGGACGAGAGCACGCTGATGTACTCGGAATCGAATCCATACTCGGGCTGGTCGTAACCGATGTCCTTTACCGCCTGCCGGATGACCTTGTCCGCGTCCACCAACACCCGCTTGCAGGGATCGGTCTTGAGCTCCCCCGCCACGACCACTATGCCTGTGGTGGCCATGGTCTCGATGGCACAATGGGCATTGGGATCCTGTGCCAGGTAGGCATCAAGGACGGCATCGGATATCCGATCGCAGAGCTTGTCCGGGTGACCTTCGGTGACGGACTCAGAGGTGAAAAAGTGGCTGACCATTTCTAATCACACTTGGGACGAGGAGAATACAATAGAGTATATATACTTTAACGCATTTTTTGAGGTATAAATCTATAACTGTTGGTTATAATGGAACTCTCTGAGATAAAGCGTCTACGGCAGAAGGTAGGACTGTCCCAGACCGACCTTGCCAGGAAGGCCGGGGTTTCGCAGGCACACATTGCCAAGATCGAGGGCGGCAAGGTTGACCCCAGGTTCTCCACGGTGGAGAGGATAATGCAGTGCCTGAAGGAGGAGGAGAAGGACCATTGCTCGGCCTACATGACCACCACCATCTATAGCGTCCAGGCGAGCGATGATGTCTCCACGTCCGCCCGCCTCATGCGTAGGAAGAACGTCTCCCAGCTGATCGTCCTGAGGGAGGGACACATCGTGGGCATGATCACCGAGGAGGACCTTATGAAGTTCCAGGGGGACGC
It encodes:
- a CDS encoding methionine adenosyltransferase, with product MVSHFFTSESVTEGHPDKLCDRISDAVLDAYLAQDPNAHCAIETMATTGIVVVAGELKTDPCKRVLVDADKVIRQAVKDIGYDQPEYGFDSEYISVLSSLHDQSLDINMGVCREKKGKKLATGAGDQGLMFGYATDETPELMPLPILMAQKLAMQLAKLRKEGTLPWLRPDGKTQVTVEYEDGVPKRIDTVVVSTQHAPEINGEADDAKVHAIIEKAIKEKVIKPICGKWVDGKTKYHINPTGRFVIGGPSGDSGLTGRKIIVDTYGGMGRHGGGAFSGKDPTKVDRSAAYMCRYIAKNIVAAGLAKQVEVQVAYAIGVVHPVSVMVDTKGTAVVSEEKIAKAVTQVFDLTPDGIMETLDLRRPIYQLTSAYGHFGRSEPEFTWEKVDKVDEMKKACGLKAVKSTKIKARSNGVKASG
- a CDS encoding CBS domain-containing protein; amino-acid sequence: MELSEIKRLRQKVGLSQTDLARKAGVSQAHIAKIEGGKVDPRFSTVERIMQCLKEEEKDHCSAYMTTTIYSVQASDDVSTSARLMRRKNVSQLIVLREGHIVGMITEEDLMKFQGDAHSTLVDEVMSDPPPTVSGNTSADTVRDMLLEFPAVVVMDRDRTVGILTKTDLIKRT